The Pelobacter seleniigenes DSM 18267 genomic sequence GGCTGGCCCCGCGCAGGCTCATCAGCCCGAGGGTGCCAATACCGGAGGTCAGAAAAATTGTCCGGTTGGCGTTCAGGATGCTGACAAACGCATGGGGCTGGGGAGCGTTCGCCCGGTCCGGCGCGGTGCTGTCGCAACAGACCTGGCTGATAACAGCTGCCACCAGGGTCATTCCGGCAAGGGTAAGCAGGGCCGGGACATAGCCGAAATAGGTTGCAATGAAGCCGCCCCCGATCGGACCGATGATCCCCCCGACCCGCTGCAATCCGGCCATAAAGGCGATCACCCGGCCGCGCTCCTGCAATTCGCACTTTTCCCCGACGTAAGACAGCCTGGCCAGCATCATCACCGAAAAAGCCGCCCCGGACAGCAGCGCACTGCAAACATATATGACCGGCTGATCAAAAACCGCAAACAGCAGCAAGGACAGCGCGGCAGCGATGTTCCCCAGGACAATGCCCCCCTTGTCGCCGAGCCGTGCCACCAGAAACCCGGCGGGCACGTCCATGAAGAGCATGCCGATTCCGCGGATACTGATGATAAAGGCGGCAAAAGCCGGATCGTAGCCCCGCTCCAGCACATACAGCGGCAACAGGATCAAAGAGGCTCTCAGGCTTAAGAAGGCACAGAAAGTCGGTAAAAATATGGGCCAGAGCAATTGCTGAAATGTTTTTCGGATAGACATCGTTGTTCAACTTGGTCGGTATGAGTTAAAAGACAAGGTGTACCGAATGGCGCTAGTTTAAGAGTCGCTGGCAGCAAAACCGGGACTGTCCCCGCACGGGGGCTGTCCCAGGTCTTTGCGGTGTTAACCGCTACAGTTCCATGCCTCGCAAACTCTTGGGACAGCCCCCGATGCCCCTGGGGACAGTCTCGAGTTTGCTACGAAAGTGCTTAAACTAGCGCCATTCCAAGGACCACCCCGAACTGACCGGCAGCATCCCTGGCCAGCACCCCGAAAATCTCCACAGGATCTGCAAGAACTGACCGCACTGGACACTGACCTGGACAATATCGGGATATTGACCTGTTCACCATCATCGGGAAGGGACACGATGAACAGAGGGGGTGTATGCGCGCACTTGAAGCAAACCTGGCCGTTATTATAGCGCTTTTTAGCGGTCTTTGTCTGCCATTGATTTCCCCTGAAGAGCTGAGTTCAAAACCAGAACAGGACCCGGAGCAGGAAAGAAAAAGCGATGCAGAGTAGACCCGGGGAATGATAATATCATATGGTACTAAGTCAGATCGCATTC encodes the following:
- a CDS encoding MFS transporter; its protein translation is MSIRKTFQQLLWPIFLPTFCAFLSLRASLILLPLYVLERGYDPAFAAFIISIRGIGMLFMDVPAGFLVARLGDKGGIVLGNIAAALSLLLFAVFDQPVIYVCSALLSGAAFSVMMLARLSYVGEKCELQERGRVIAFMAGLQRVGGIIGPIGGGFIATYFGYVPALLTLAGMTLVAAVISQVCCDSTAPDRANAPQPHAFVSILNANRTIFLTSGIGTLGLMSLRGASPLLVTLFGSALALTAAQIGFFASLTTILEFVMFLPAGHIMDKWGRKFTLIPGTFFMAASLLILALFPTLPGYIAGTLLMAFGNGLATGVIMSIGSDLAPPECRGQFLGVWRFVCDLGFTGGPLFVTGLMGLVGLGVSSVVLGGVASCFALVMWFFAPESMKKMSSRVN